Part of the Sphingobium sp. TKS genome is shown below.
TTCATCCTGCGAAGCTTCATCGTTTCGCCCTTCAACATCCCGTCGGAATCGATGCAGCCGCGCCTGTTGATCGGGGACTATCTGCTGGTGGCGAAATGGCCCTATGGCTATTCGCGCTACTCGCTGCCCTTCGGCATTCCGCTGATCCCCGGCCGCATCCTTGCCTCGACGCCCCAGCGCGGCGACGTGGTGGTGTTCAAGGCGCCGCCGAACCAGAAGAACGACTATATCAAGCGCGTCATCGGCTTGCCGGGCGACATGATCTCCGTGCGCAGCGGCACCGTCTACCTGAATGGTCAGGCCATTCCAAAGCAGAAGGTGGCGGACCTCGTCATTCCCGTCACGCCCAATATGGAAGACGCGGCCGCCAAGGAAGGCAGCCCCTCCCCCTGCTATCGCCCGAAGTTCGAGGAGGTCGTGTCCAGCGGCCGTCAGTGCCGTTACCCGCAATATCGCGAGACGCTTCCGGGCGGCAAAAGCTACAATGTCCTCGATCTGGTGCCGGACGGCGCGGCTGACGACCGCGACACGGTGGTGGTGCCCGAAGGCCATCTCTTCATGATGGGCGACAATCGCGACCGCAGCGCCGACAGCCGCTTCCCGGCGGTCGACGGCGGCGGCATCGGCCTTGTCCCGGAGGAAAATCTGGTCGGCAAGGCGATGATTTCCGTCTTCTCCACCGATGGCAGCGCCAACTGGCTGCTCCCCTGGACCTGGTTCACCGCGGCGCGCTGGAGCCGAATTGGGGAAGGATTTTGACCAAAGCCGACACGGATGGCTGGCTCAAGGCGCTGATCGGCCGCGCGCCGAAAGACCCCGTCGCCTTTAACCAGGCGCTGACCCATGGCAGCGCCAATGCGACCAATTACGAGCGGCTGGAATTTCTCGGAGACCGCATTCTCGGTCTATTGATCGCTGAATGGGTCTATGACCGCTTTT
Proteins encoded:
- the lepB gene encoding signal peptidase I, which gives rise to MSAKSETRDFLWFLAKLAVFVFILRSFIVSPFNIPSESMQPRLLIGDYLLVAKWPYGYSRYSLPFGIPLIPGRILASTPQRGDVVVFKAPPNQKNDYIKRVIGLPGDMISVRSGTVYLNGQAIPKQKVADLVIPVTPNMEDAAAKEGSPSPCYRPKFEEVVSSGRQCRYPQYRETLPGGKSYNVLDLVPDGAADDRDTVVVPEGHLFMMGDNRDRSADSRFPAVDGGGIGLVPEENLVGKAMISVFSTDGSANWLLPWTWFTAARWSRIGEGF